Part of the Qipengyuania sp. SS22 genome, CGACGAAGAAGAACGGCGCCTTGATGAGCTTGGCGACCGCGAGCAGCAGGATGACGTGGAACAGCATCCAGATGAAGCCGATCGCCATGAAGGCGGGCGCATCGGCGATCTTGGTCACATCCATCCGCGTGCCGATCACCGCCACCAGCAGGAAGATGAACAGAACGCCGAACTTGCTGGCGCCAATACCTTCGAGCTTGCGGGCGCGGGTGAAGCTGGCGGCCAGCCCCGCGGTGGTGGCGATCACCACGACCCAGAAGAATTCGCTCGCCAGCGTGGCGTCCTCGCCCTGCGCCGCGGCGAACCAGCCGCCCAGCCAGCCGCCGAGCAGATGCGCGAGACCGACGATGGCGAAGGTCACCCCGAACAGCAGGACATAGTCATTGGCCTTGGCGACGCGTTCGATGCTGGCGGTGTAATCGGCCATCGTGTCTCGCAGCCGGGCGATCGACGAACTGTCCGCGCCCAGCCATTTGTCGACGCGTTCATGCGCGCCCGCGCCATAGAGCAGGAAGACCATCCAGATTTCCGCCACGATGATGTCGACCGCCAGCAGCGCGGCGAAGCCTTCGAGCGGATAGCCATATACTTCGAGCATGGCGGTCTGGTTGGCACCGCCGCCGATCCAGCTTCCTGCCAGCGTCGCCAGCCCGCGCCAGGCGGCGGTGTCGCCCGCACCGATGATCGAAGGTTCGAACTGCGCCACGATCCACAGCGCCAGCGGCCCGCCCAGCACGATGCCGACCGTCGCGGTCAGGAACATGACGATCGCCTTGTTGCCGAGACCGAGGATACCCTTGATGTCGATCGACAGCGTCATCAGGAACAGCGCGGCGGGAAGGAAATAGTCCTTCGCCACCGGCCACAGATTGCTCTCGGATACGTCGATCAGCCCGAAGGTCGTCATCAGGCTGGGGACGAGATAGCAGACCAGGATGATCGGTACGAAAACGTAGAACCGCTGCCATCCGGGCCGGTCGCGCGTCGCAAATACGAAGCCCAGAACCAGGGCCAGAAGCCCGAAGATAATCCTGTCGTCACTGATCATGGGTGTCGCGGCCTGTCCTTCAGATATGCGTTTGCGCGCGGCCTAGCGCGGCGGCGGGGGAAAGCCAATCGGGGCGCCGGGATCGTGCCCGACTGCACCGCATTCCCGAACGCTCGCCCCTCGTTAGCGCAAGCTAACGCATGTCAGTCTCGGATCAACGAGCGCGCAAGCGCGTTTGGCCGGTAGTGATATGCGCGTCCGACCGGGCGCGCGGTCGCATACGTGGGGTTTGCGCAGCGCGCCGATCCTGCGGCCTTCTGTTGGGTTTATCGCGAGGTTTCCAGTGTTCACGCAACTCAATCCGCCGCTTCCGGTGCTGGTAACCGACAAGGGTGCGGGGCTGGCTTTTGCGGTGATCGACTACGGGGTCGAGCACAATCTGATCTGGGTCACCGCGCTCGACGGGTCGGGCGAGATCTGGTGCGCGCCCAATCCCAAGGTACGCCTGCAGGCAAACTGGTCGATGGGCCGCACGAAAGACACCAGCCTGCAATTTGTGCCCGAGGGGGTGTCGTCGCAATGAAGCCCGGCGTTCTGGCGGTCGACGATAGCGTCGCCCGCGACATCGAAGCGCAGTTTCGTGCGCATATCGCCGATACGGCGTTCCCCTGCGTCGGCGCGAAATCGGCGCAGGCGCGCGACCTGCTCGACGTGCTCGTCGCGCACGACATGCGCAGCGGGTGGGACGATCTGCGGATCCACGACCGGCTCATCGAATGGGCCGAGCAATATCGCAACGACCCCGCAGGGCTGCGCAGCATGGCGGTGGTGTTCGAACAACCCGGTTCGCTCGACGAGAACGAATATGAAAACCTGCTGTGGGAACGGCTCCAGTCCTTTGCTGAAAAGGACAATTGGCTCGG contains:
- a CDS encoding DUF819 domain-containing protein, producing the protein MISDDRIIFGLLALVLGFVFATRDRPGWQRFYVFVPIILVCYLVPSLMTTFGLIDVSESNLWPVAKDYFLPAALFLMTLSIDIKGILGLGNKAIVMFLTATVGIVLGGPLALWIVAQFEPSIIGAGDTAAWRGLATLAGSWIGGGANQTAMLEVYGYPLEGFAALLAVDIIVAEIWMVFLLYGAGAHERVDKWLGADSSSIARLRDTMADYTASIERVAKANDYVLLFGVTFAIVGLAHLLGGWLGGWFAAAQGEDATLASEFFWVVVIATTAGLAASFTRARKLEGIGASKFGVLFIFLLVAVIGTRMDVTKIADAPAFMAIGFIWMLFHVILLLAVAKLIKAPFFFVAVGSKANIGGAASAPVVAAAFHPALAPVGVLLAVLGYALGTYGAILCAQMMAAVG